In Deltaproteobacteria bacterium GWC2_55_46, a single window of DNA contains:
- a CDS encoding nucleoid-associated protein, YbaB/EbfC family, with protein sequence MSKQLGNLMRQAQKMQEKMAEMQKELASRTVDSSAGGGMVTAVVNGSQELVGLKIDPSVVDPKDIDMLQDLVVAAVSEGLRKSKQMVQDEMSKLTSGMGLNLPGGLF encoded by the coding sequence ATGTCTAAGCAGTTGGGCAATCTGATGAGGCAGGCCCAGAAGATGCAGGAAAAGATGGCCGAGATGCAAAAGGAGCTTGCCTCCAGGACGGTCGATTCTTCGGCGGGCGGCGGTATGGTAACCGCTGTCGTCAACGGCAGCCAGGAGCTCGTCGGCCTTAAGATAGACCCGTCCGTGGTCGATCCCAAGGACATCGACATGCTTCAGGACCTCGTGGTCGCGGCCGTTAGCGAGGGCTTGAGGAAAAGTAAGCAGATGGTACAGGACGAGATGTCGAAGCTCACCTCAGGCATGGGGCTCAATCTTCCTGGCGGGCTTTTTTAA